A genomic region of Nymphaea colorata isolate Beijing-Zhang1983 chromosome 2, ASM883128v2, whole genome shotgun sequence contains the following coding sequences:
- the LOC116248630 gene encoding protein CHLORORESPIRATORY REDUCTION 42, chloroplastic: MATPLPSLTIPSSSSSTLRSSSLLRSGHWVPRNRTSSLILRCDSTIPGSTSDESAKERAVLQNSKASLGIGSPIVVIEAPPALKTADSMPSLKMNTGQIKPGDVGRIVARKPKDVWAVRLAAGTYLLDAKYFTPLDLEE, translated from the exons ATGGCCACTCCTCTTCCTTCATTAAccatcccttcttcctcttcctcgaCTCTCCGTTCCTCTTCCTTGCTGCGGAGCGGCCATTGGGTACCTCGAAATCGAACATCCTCACTAATTCTGAGATGCGATTCTACAATTCCCGGATCGACGAGTGACGAATCGGCAAAGGAGCGCGCCGTTCTGCAAAATTCAAAAGCTTCGTTGGGCATTGGATCCCCAATTGTTGTCATTGAGGCTCCACCTGCACTGAAAACAGCAGATTCGATGCCTTCACTCAAAATGAACACTGGACAAATTAAGCCTGGCGACGTTGGGAG AATAGTTGCAAGGAAACCTAAAGACGTATGGGCAGTCAGACTAGCTGCAGGCACTTACTTGTTGGACGCTAAGTACTTCACCCCGCTGGACCTCGAAGAATGA